The Microbacterium sp. LWO12-1.2 genome includes a window with the following:
- a CDS encoding ArsR/SmtB family transcription factor, whose amino-acid sequence MEDISVITAVHHPLRRRIFDFLLLYGTSQVTTIARSLDAQVGSISHHLRMLERAGVVERAEDPRGDRRTSWWRLARRGMTWSAEDFADSPAEALLAREAERQGIRMQIERLQRWRRRRGDPNYAEYDAFNTETTAWASADEIRDLSERLRRTLSEWQESIDTADGQQRVPVFFFSHAFPTEP is encoded by the coding sequence GTGGAAGACATCTCCGTGATCACCGCCGTGCACCACCCGCTGCGCCGCCGCATCTTCGACTTTCTGCTCCTCTACGGGACGTCGCAGGTCACGACGATCGCGCGCTCCCTCGACGCTCAGGTGGGCAGCATCAGCCACCACCTGCGGATGCTCGAACGCGCCGGTGTCGTCGAACGCGCCGAAGACCCCCGCGGAGATCGCCGCACCAGCTGGTGGCGCCTCGCGCGTCGCGGCATGACCTGGTCGGCCGAGGACTTCGCCGACTCCCCCGCGGAAGCTCTTCTCGCCCGCGAGGCCGAGCGGCAGGGCATCCGGATGCAGATCGAGCGGCTGCAACGCTGGCGACGTCGTCGCGGCGATCCGAACTACGCCGAGTACGACGCCTTCAACACCGAGACGACGGCCTGGGCGTCGGCGGATGAGATCAGAGACCTGTCAGAGCGTCTGCGTCGGACGCTGAGCGAATGGCAGGAGTCGATCGACACAGCGGACGGGCAGCAACGGGTGCCGGTGTTCTTCTTCTCACACGCGTTCCCGACGGAACCGTGA